The Burkholderia lata genome contains a region encoding:
- a CDS encoding DNA-3-methyladenine glycosylase family protein, which yields MSIAKTTITSIVNGGQVPPSAQMELRFNAPYDWARVLRFFSGRAIPGVEQVADGVYRRIVDLHGDAGRLTVAKHPRKHCLVATVEGAVARHVDDAFAARVATMFDLGADPAAIGSGLARDPWFAPLVEAAPGLRVPGAWSGFELAVRAIVGQQVSVKAATTIVGRLVERAGERVVHEDDGAPAWRFPTPDALAACDLDKIGMPGKRVAALTGVARAVAAGDVPVDREHADLATLRSAWLDLPGIGPWTVEYIAMRAWRDPDAWPASDLVLMQSITARDPTLDRLATQKHRTEGWRPWRAYAALHLWNEVADRAGGARGG from the coding sequence TTGAGCATCGCAAAAACAACGATTACGTCCATCGTGAACGGCGGCCAGGTGCCGCCGTCCGCGCAAATGGAGCTGCGCTTCAATGCGCCTTACGACTGGGCGCGCGTGCTGCGCTTCTTCAGCGGGCGCGCGATTCCGGGCGTCGAGCAGGTGGCGGACGGCGTGTATCGACGCATCGTCGACCTGCACGGCGACGCCGGCCGGCTCACGGTCGCGAAACATCCGCGCAAGCATTGCCTGGTCGCGACGGTCGAAGGCGCGGTCGCGCGTCATGTCGATGACGCGTTCGCCGCGCGTGTCGCGACGATGTTCGACCTCGGCGCCGATCCGGCCGCCATCGGCAGCGGGCTCGCGCGCGATCCGTGGTTCGCGCCGCTCGTCGAGGCCGCGCCGGGGCTGCGCGTGCCGGGCGCATGGTCGGGGTTCGAACTGGCCGTGCGCGCGATCGTCGGCCAGCAGGTGAGCGTGAAGGCCGCGACGACGATCGTCGGCCGGCTCGTCGAGCGGGCCGGAGAGCGAGTGGTTCATGAAGACGACGGCGCGCCTGCGTGGCGCTTTCCGACGCCCGATGCGCTGGCCGCCTGTGACCTCGACAAGATCGGGATGCCCGGCAAGCGGGTGGCGGCACTGACGGGCGTGGCGCGCGCGGTGGCGGCCGGCGACGTGCCGGTCGATCGCGAGCACGCCGATCTCGCGACGCTGCGCAGTGCGTGGCTCGATCTGCCCGGCATCGGCCCGTGGACCGTCGAATACATCGCGATGCGCGCATGGCGCGATCCGGACGCATGGCCGGCCTCCGATCTCGTGCTGATGCAGTCGATTACCGCGCGCGATCCCACGCTCGACCGGCTCGCGACCCAGAAGCACCGCACTGAGGGCTGGCGGCCGTGGCGCGCGTATGCGGCGCTGCATTTGTGGAATGAAGTGGCCGACCGGGCGGGCGGTGCGCGCGGCGGGTGA
- the ada gene encoding bifunctional DNA-binding transcriptional regulator/O6-methylguanine-DNA methyltransferase Ada yields the protein MKTAYPTDDARWGAVTERDPHADGAFFYAVSTTGVFCRPTCASRQPRRENVSFFVDTAAARAAGFRPCKRCQPEGLPRELEIVNRACAVLDAHAERLTLQQLSDAVHVSPFHLQRLFKRVVGVSPRQYQAAQRGAALRQALQSGQPVTQAAVDAGFNSPSRLYASVPRELGMAPSAFRRQGAGLRIDYATASTSLGTVLVAATEQGICRIAFGDEPAALVGELKDAFARAELVESQARLVPFVSQIRAYLDGTRHAFDLPLDIAPTAFQQRVWEALTHIPYGETRSYSEIAEALGSPRAVRAVASACASNPVALAIPCHRVVQKGGALSGYRWGVRRKATLLASEARHVNDDQTESVAEGSAV from the coding sequence ATGAAAACCGCCTATCCGACCGATGATGCCCGCTGGGGCGCCGTCACCGAGCGCGATCCGCATGCGGACGGCGCGTTCTTCTATGCCGTGAGCACGACCGGCGTGTTCTGCCGCCCGACGTGCGCGTCGCGGCAGCCGCGTCGCGAAAACGTGTCCTTCTTCGTCGATACGGCCGCCGCGCGTGCGGCCGGCTTCCGGCCCTGCAAGCGCTGCCAGCCGGAAGGGCTGCCGCGCGAGCTCGAGATCGTCAACCGCGCGTGCGCGGTGCTCGACGCACATGCCGAACGGCTCACGCTGCAACAACTGAGCGATGCCGTGCACGTGAGCCCGTTTCACCTTCAGCGGCTCTTCAAGCGCGTGGTCGGCGTGTCGCCGCGGCAGTACCAGGCCGCACAGCGCGGCGCCGCGCTGCGGCAGGCGCTGCAAAGCGGGCAGCCGGTCACGCAGGCGGCCGTCGACGCCGGCTTCAACTCGCCGTCGCGGCTCTATGCGTCGGTGCCGCGCGAACTCGGGATGGCGCCGTCGGCGTTCCGCCGCCAGGGTGCGGGTCTCAGGATCGACTATGCGACCGCATCGACTTCGCTCGGCACGGTGCTCGTCGCCGCGACCGAACAGGGCATCTGCCGGATCGCGTTCGGCGACGAACCGGCCGCGCTCGTCGGCGAGCTGAAGGATGCGTTCGCACGTGCCGAGCTGGTCGAATCACAGGCACGACTCGTGCCGTTCGTCTCGCAGATTCGCGCGTACCTGGACGGCACGCGGCACGCATTCGACCTGCCGCTCGACATCGCGCCGACTGCATTCCAGCAGCGCGTATGGGAGGCGCTGACGCATATTCCGTACGGCGAAACGCGCAGCTACTCGGAGATCGCCGAGGCGCTGGGTTCGCCGCGCGCGGTGCGTGCCGTCGCGTCCGCGTGCGCGTCGAACCCGGTCGCGCTCGCGATTCCGTGCCACCGCGTCGTACAGAAGGGCGGCGCGCTTTCCGGGTATCGTTGGGGCGTGCGCCGCAAGGCGACGCTGCTCGCGTCCGAGGCGCGGCATGTGAACGACGATCAGACCGAATCCGTTGCGGAGGGCAGTGCAGTTTGA
- a CDS encoding VOC family protein → MKPTIRAIDHIVLRVTDMAAMTRFYCDAVGCHVEKEQPDLGLVQLRAGDALIDLLSVGGPIDRPDSGPPGTGRNLDHLCLRVEPFDPDALTAHFAAHGARPGAPAERYGAGGYGPSIYLFDPEGNMLEFKGPPAAIG, encoded by the coding sequence GTGAAACCAACCATCCGCGCGATCGATCACATCGTGCTGCGCGTGACCGACATGGCCGCCATGACGCGCTTTTACTGCGACGCCGTCGGTTGCCATGTGGAGAAGGAACAGCCCGATCTGGGCCTTGTACAGCTGCGTGCCGGCGACGCGCTGATCGACCTGCTGTCGGTCGGCGGCCCGATCGACCGTCCCGACAGCGGCCCGCCCGGCACGGGTCGCAATCTCGATCACCTGTGCCTGCGCGTCGAGCCGTTCGACCCCGACGCCTTGACCGCCCATTTCGCCGCGCATGGCGCACGGCCGGGCGCGCCCGCGGAGCGCTACGGCGCCGGCGGCTACGGGCCGTCGATCTACCTGTTCGACCCGGAAGGCAACATGCTCGAATTCAAGGGGCCACCGGCCGCGATCGGCTGA
- a CDS encoding YaeQ family protein has product MALKSTIYKAELQIADMDRHYYADHALTVARHPSETDDRMMVRIVAFALFAHERLEFCKGLSDVDEPDLWQKDLTGAIDVWIEAGQPDERRISKAAGRAGQVTVIAYGGKTSDIWWQGVRSKVERLRNVQVLSLNDGVAAALGKLAERTMRLQCTVQDGTAWISSADHDPVAVEWTVLKARADA; this is encoded by the coding sequence ATGGCGCTGAAATCCACGATCTACAAAGCCGAACTGCAAATCGCCGACATGGATCGGCATTACTACGCCGATCACGCGCTGACGGTGGCACGCCATCCGTCGGAAACCGACGACCGGATGATGGTGCGCATCGTCGCGTTCGCGCTGTTCGCGCACGAGCGGCTCGAATTCTGCAAGGGACTGTCGGACGTCGACGAGCCCGATCTGTGGCAGAAGGACCTGACCGGCGCGATCGATGTCTGGATCGAAGCCGGCCAGCCCGACGAGCGGCGCATTTCGAAGGCGGCCGGCCGCGCCGGGCAGGTCACGGTGATCGCATACGGCGGCAAGACGTCGGATATCTGGTGGCAGGGCGTGCGCAGCAAGGTCGAGCGGCTGCGCAACGTGCAGGTGCTGTCGCTGAACGACGGTGTCGCGGCCGCGCTCGGGAAACTCGCGGAGCGCACGATGCGCCTGCAGTGCACCGTGCAGGACGGCACCGCGTGGATCTCGAGCGCCGACCACGATCCGGTGGCGGTCGAATGGACGGTGCTGAAGGCGCGCGCGGACGCGTGA
- the sap1 gene encoding surface attachment protein Sap1 — translation MMKRTGILFALVGAFCAVSIAQAGGDSAVKPKQEIQLTKNAWGCLSKDNLDSVLSHERDGKSQAKQQYFDDYRCLSVPEGQRFRVVSVDQGDVQFVSADNSDQQGLWTDSRFVKQ, via the coding sequence ATGATGAAGCGTACCGGTATCCTTTTTGCCCTCGTCGGCGCATTTTGCGCGGTGTCGATTGCCCAAGCCGGCGGCGATTCGGCCGTCAAGCCGAAGCAGGAAATCCAGTTGACGAAGAACGCATGGGGCTGCCTGTCGAAAGACAATCTGGACTCCGTACTGAGTCATGAGCGTGACGGCAAGTCGCAGGCGAAGCAGCAATACTTCGACGACTACCGTTGCCTGTCGGTGCCGGAAGGTCAGCGCTTCCGCGTGGTGTCGGTCGACCAGGGCGACGTGCAATTCGTCAGCGCCGACAACAGCGACCAGCAGGGTCTCTGGACCGATTCGCGCTTCGTCAAACAGTAA
- the speG gene encoding spermidine N1-acetyltransferase produces the protein MQLQNDTNTLALRPLERQDLRFVHELNNDAKIMRYWFEEPYETFSELSQLYDRHVHDQRERRFVTVDAQGELVGLVELIELDYIHRRGEFQIIIAPQCQGRGYAGQATRLAIEYAFKVLNMRKLYLIVDTSNAAAIHVYEKCGFQHEAELKEEFFGNGAYHNAYRMCIFQRDYFEHQQSTPNKAG, from the coding sequence ATGCAACTCCAGAACGATACCAACACGCTCGCGCTACGGCCGCTGGAGCGTCAGGACCTGCGCTTCGTCCACGAGCTGAACAACGACGCAAAAATCATGCGCTACTGGTTCGAGGAGCCGTACGAAACCTTCTCGGAACTGTCACAACTGTACGACCGTCACGTGCACGACCAGCGCGAGCGCCGCTTCGTCACGGTCGACGCGCAAGGCGAGCTGGTCGGCCTCGTCGAGCTGATCGAACTCGACTACATCCATCGCCGCGGCGAGTTCCAGATCATCATCGCGCCGCAATGCCAGGGGCGCGGCTATGCGGGGCAGGCGACGCGCCTTGCGATCGAGTACGCGTTCAAGGTGCTGAACATGCGCAAGCTGTACCTGATTGTCGATACGTCCAATGCGGCGGCGATTCACGTGTACGAGAAATGCGGATTCCAGCACGAGGCCGAATTGAAGGAAGAATTTTTCGGAAACGGCGCGTATCACAATGCTTATCGCATGTGCATTTTTCAACGCGATTATTTCGAGCACCAGCAATCCACCCCGAATAAGGCAGGGTAA
- a CDS encoding DUF2795 domain-containing protein: MNDQPAQPPHDIPNETIDLQIADVLAAVRYPANKDAIVDAARDAGASNDVLSMLDGLPEQDYADVNAVTQWVAGNFGPGLGV; the protein is encoded by the coding sequence GTGAACGACCAGCCCGCCCAGCCTCCGCACGACATTCCCAACGAAACCATCGACCTGCAGATCGCCGACGTGCTGGCGGCCGTCCGCTACCCGGCCAACAAGGATGCGATCGTCGATGCCGCGCGCGACGCCGGCGCCAGCAACGACGTGCTGTCGATGCTCGACGGCCTGCCCGAACAGGACTACGCGGACGTCAACGCCGTCACGCAGTGGGTCGCCGGCAACTTCGGTCCGGGCCTCGGGGTTTGA